Proteins encoded in a region of the Mycolicibacterium duvalii genome:
- a CDS encoding M20 family metallopeptidase yields MPSAAASTRVEDAVYRRRGDLIELSHAIHAEPELAFAEHRSCAKTQALVAERGFSVRPVAGLDTAFRADYGSGPLVIGICAEYDALPEIGHACGHNVIAASAVGTALALAEVADDLGLTVVLLGTPAEEEGGGKVLMLEAGVFDDIAATVMLHPGPIDIAAARSLALSEVRIRYTGRESHAAVAPYLGVNAADAVTVAQVAVGLARQQLAPGQMVHGIVTDGGQAANVIPARAELRYTMRATDSESLRALETRMSGCFAAGAVATGCEHVVAETAPAYAELAPDAWLSETLRTEMTRLGRNPLPTELEASLPLGSTDMGNVTQVMPGIHPVIGVDSAGASIHQPEFAAAAASPSADIAVVEGAVMLARTVVALAESAEQRDRVLERQYRRAS; encoded by the coding sequence ATGCCCTCCGCCGCCGCGTCGACTCGTGTCGAAGATGCCGTCTACCGGCGCCGCGGCGACCTGATCGAGCTGTCGCACGCCATTCATGCCGAACCCGAGCTGGCGTTCGCCGAACACCGCAGCTGCGCCAAGACCCAGGCCCTGGTCGCCGAACGGGGCTTTTCCGTCCGCCCGGTGGCCGGCCTGGACACCGCGTTCCGCGCCGACTACGGCAGCGGTCCGCTGGTCATCGGGATCTGCGCCGAGTACGACGCGCTGCCCGAGATCGGGCACGCCTGCGGGCACAACGTCATCGCCGCGTCGGCGGTCGGCACCGCGCTGGCGCTGGCCGAGGTGGCCGATGACCTCGGGCTGACGGTGGTGCTGCTCGGCACCCCCGCCGAGGAGGAGGGCGGCGGCAAGGTGCTGATGCTCGAGGCCGGGGTCTTCGACGACATCGCCGCGACCGTGATGCTGCACCCCGGCCCGATCGACATCGCCGCCGCGCGGTCGCTGGCGCTGTCGGAGGTGCGGATCCGCTACACCGGCCGGGAGTCGCACGCCGCGGTCGCGCCCTATCTCGGGGTCAACGCCGCCGACGCGGTCACCGTCGCGCAGGTGGCCGTCGGGCTGGCCCGTCAGCAGCTGGCCCCGGGGCAGATGGTGCACGGCATCGTCACCGACGGCGGTCAGGCCGCCAACGTCATCCCGGCGCGCGCCGAGCTGCGCTACACGATGCGCGCGACGGACTCGGAATCGTTGCGGGCGTTGGAAACCCGGATGTCGGGGTGTTTCGCCGCGGGCGCGGTGGCCACCGGCTGCGAGCACGTCGTGGCCGAGACCGCGCCGGCCTACGCCGAGCTGGCGCCGGACGCGTGGCTGTCGGAGACGCTGCGCACGGAGATGACCCGGCTGGGTCGCAACCCGCTGCCGACCGAGCTGGAGGCCTCGCTGCCACTGGGCAGCACCGACATGGGCAACGTGACCCAGGTGATGCCGGGTATCCACCCGGTGATCGGCGTCGACTCCGCGGGCGCGTCGATCCACCAGCCCGAGTTCGCCGCGGCCGCGGCGTCGCCCAGCGCGGACATCGCGGTGGTCGAGGGCGCGGTGATGCTGGCGCGCACGGTGGTGGCGCTGGCCGAGAGCGCCGAGCAGCGCGACCGGGTGCTGGAGCGGCAGTACCGGCGGGCGTCATGA
- a CDS encoding purine-nucleoside phosphorylase produces the protein MDALAAEAAAALAQATGVDRHDVAVVLGSGWAPAAAQLGAPAAVVAMADLPGFTPPSAQGHTGQVLSLQVGTHRVLVLLGRIHAYEGHDLRHVVHPVRTACAAGAHTVVLTNAAGGLRTDFTVGQPVLISDHLNLTGRSPLVGARFVDMVDAYSPRLREVARAIDPTLADGVYAGLPGPQYETPAEIRMLRTLGADLVGMSTVHETIAARESGAEVLGVSLVTNLAAGMTGEPLSHAEVLEAGRQSATRMGSLLASVIARL, from the coding sequence GTGGATGCACTCGCCGCGGAGGCGGCCGCCGCGCTGGCGCAGGCCACCGGCGTCGACCGCCACGACGTCGCCGTCGTGCTCGGCTCCGGCTGGGCGCCGGCGGCCGCCCAGCTCGGGGCGCCGGCCGCGGTCGTCGCGATGGCCGACCTGCCCGGGTTCACCCCGCCCAGCGCGCAGGGCCACACCGGTCAGGTGCTCTCGCTGCAGGTCGGTACGCACCGGGTGCTGGTGCTGCTGGGCCGGATCCATGCCTACGAGGGCCACGACCTGCGCCACGTGGTGCACCCGGTGCGCACCGCGTGCGCGGCCGGGGCCCACACCGTGGTGCTGACCAACGCCGCGGGCGGGCTGCGCACCGACTTCACCGTCGGGCAACCGGTGCTGATCAGCGACCACCTGAACCTGACCGGGCGCTCCCCGCTGGTGGGTGCCCGGTTCGTCGACATGGTCGACGCGTACTCGCCGCGGCTGCGCGAGGTGGCCCGCGCGATCGACCCGACGCTGGCCGACGGCGTCTATGCGGGTCTGCCCGGGCCGCAGTACGAGACCCCGGCCGAGATCCGGATGCTGCGCACGCTGGGCGCGGACCTGGTCGGGATGTCGACGGTGCACGAGACGATCGCCGCCCGCGAGTCCGGCGCCGAGGTGCTCGGGGTCTCGCTGGTGACCAATCTGGCGGCCGGGATGACCGGCGAGCCGCTCAGCCACGCCGAGGTGCTCGAGGCCGGACGTCAGTCCGCGACGCGGATGGGGTCGTTGCTGGCGTCGGTCATCGCCCGGCTCTGA
- a CDS encoding TetR family transcriptional regulator, whose translation MRRSAAATKNVILAAARERFAADGYERATIRAIAADAGIDPSMVMRYFGNKEGLFAAAAEFDLELPDLSEVAPDQLGAALARHFVERWERDEALLILLRSGVTNDAVAERMRTIFAAQLAPVVAKAIGDPGQAPVRASLAASQVLGLALCRYVLAFPPLADLTRAELVDWVAPTLQRYLAG comes from the coding sequence ATGAGACGGTCGGCCGCTGCAACGAAGAACGTCATCCTCGCCGCCGCCCGGGAGCGGTTCGCCGCCGACGGCTACGAACGCGCCACCATCCGAGCCATCGCCGCCGATGCCGGCATCGATCCCTCGATGGTCATGCGGTATTTCGGCAACAAGGAAGGCCTCTTCGCCGCCGCCGCGGAGTTCGATCTGGAATTGCCCGATCTCAGCGAGGTGGCCCCCGATCAGCTCGGCGCGGCGCTGGCCCGACACTTCGTCGAGCGCTGGGAACGCGACGAGGCACTGTTGATCCTGCTGCGCTCGGGGGTCACCAATGACGCTGTGGCCGAACGGATGCGTACGATCTTCGCCGCGCAACTGGCGCCGGTGGTGGCCAAAGCGATCGGCGATCCGGGTCAGGCCCCGGTGCGGGCCAGTCTGGCTGCCTCCCAGGTGCTCGGCCTGGCGCTGTGTCGCTACGTACTGGCCTTCCCCCCGCTGGCGGACCTGACGAGGGCCGAACTCGTCGATTGGGTCGCCCCGACCCTGCAGCGCTATCTGGCCGGATGA
- a CDS encoding AbrB family transcriptional regulator — protein sequence MRHIARWLVLAAVTAAASVGLALLGVPSAALFAALVVGIGFALTSPTPARVARPLGLAAQGVLGVYIGTMVQPDALSALGDDWPMVAAVAVATLGLSVIAGVLLGLHRDVNALTGALALVAGGASGLVAIARELGGDDRVVAVVQYLRVALITASMPVVVTLIYRADTAQPAATGPDRHAPWYLSLALLAGLVLIGGYLARRIRLPGAGLLGPLALTVALELSGYSFGLAVPTILVQAGYALIGWQAGLAFTRESLRAVGRLLPLAVALILALGVVTAGLGVVLSQVTGVTLLDGYLATSPGGVYAVLATAADTGANVTFIIAAQVVRILLMLFCAPLTARAVAHWGTKRNSIPADR from the coding sequence ATGCGACACATCGCCCGATGGCTGGTGCTGGCCGCGGTGACCGCCGCCGCCTCGGTCGGTCTGGCGTTGCTGGGGGTGCCGTCGGCGGCGTTGTTCGCCGCTCTGGTGGTCGGTATCGGGTTCGCGCTGACCTCGCCGACCCCGGCCCGTGTCGCGCGCCCGCTCGGCCTGGCCGCCCAGGGCGTGCTCGGGGTCTACATCGGCACCATGGTGCAACCCGACGCGCTGTCGGCGCTGGGCGACGATTGGCCGATGGTGGCGGCGGTGGCCGTCGCGACGCTGGGCTTGAGCGTCATCGCCGGTGTGCTGCTCGGCCTGCACCGCGACGTCAACGCGCTGACCGGGGCGCTGGCCCTGGTCGCCGGCGGCGCGTCCGGGCTGGTCGCGATCGCGCGCGAGCTGGGTGGCGACGACCGCGTGGTGGCCGTCGTGCAGTACCTGCGGGTCGCACTGATCACCGCGTCGATGCCCGTCGTGGTCACCCTGATCTACCGCGCGGACACCGCGCAGCCCGCGGCCACCGGCCCCGACCGGCACGCCCCCTGGTATCTGAGCCTGGCCCTGCTGGCCGGGCTGGTGCTCATCGGCGGCTACCTGGCCCGCCGGATCCGGCTGCCCGGGGCAGGGCTGCTCGGCCCGCTCGCGCTGACCGTGGCGCTGGAGCTCAGCGGATACTCCTTCGGGCTGGCCGTGCCGACGATCCTGGTGCAGGCCGGCTACGCGCTGATCGGCTGGCAGGCCGGACTGGCGTTCACCCGGGAGTCGCTGCGCGCGGTCGGGCGGTTGCTACCGCTGGCCGTGGCGCTGATCCTGGCGCTGGGCGTGGTGACCGCGGGCCTGGGCGTGGTGCTCTCCCAGGTCACCGGGGTGACCCTGCTGGACGGCTACCTGGCCACCAGCCCGGGCGGGGTGTACGCGGTGCTCGCCACCGCCGCCGACACCGGCGCCAATGTCACGTTCATCATCGCCGCGCAGGTGGTGCGGATCCTGCTGATGCTGTTCTGCGCGCCGCTGACCGCCCGCGCGGTGGCGCACTGGGGGACGAAGCGGAACTCCATACCCGCCGATAGATGA
- a CDS encoding phospho-sugar mutase gives MISVQEWLAHDPDPGAAAELAACSEAELADRFAGTLTFGTAGLRGPLRAGPNGMNLAVVLRATWALGRVLLDRSPAGAAVVVGYDARHRSAEFGRAAAEVLAAQGFAVTLMFAPVPTPAVAYAVRATGAVAGVQITASHNPPTDNGYKVYLSGGLQIVSPTDQEIETRIAAAPFADEIARTRVAASGAELVRAYVERAASVRRTAGSLRVALTPLHGVGGDFACDALALAGFDDVHVVPEQFAPDPDFPTVAFPNPEEPGAVDALLALAAEVDADIGIALDPDADRCAVAVPTPDGWRLLSGDETGWLLGDYVLSAGLDQAVVASTVVSSRMLASIAAVHGARHVETLTGFKWLARADADGEGTLVYAYEEAIGHCVDPDAVRDKDGISAAVLACDLVVALRRQGRTVLDALDDLARRHGVHTTTAVTRRVNTPEQAAAVMARLRAAPPTEVAGVALHVTDLQPRTDALVFTSGDDTASVRVVVRPSGTEPKLKCYIEIRCSGELEPARARAAAQQAAVAADVRTWGQRGPN, from the coding sequence ATGATCTCGGTCCAGGAGTGGCTGGCGCACGACCCCGACCCCGGCGCCGCGGCCGAACTCGCCGCGTGCAGCGAGGCCGAGCTCGCCGACCGGTTCGCCGGGACGCTGACGTTCGGCACGGCCGGGCTGCGGGGACCGTTGCGCGCCGGACCCAACGGGATGAACCTGGCGGTGGTGCTGCGGGCGACGTGGGCGCTGGGCCGGGTGCTGCTCGACCGGTCGCCGGCCGGCGCGGCGGTGGTGGTGGGTTACGACGCGCGGCACCGCTCGGCCGAGTTCGGCCGCGCCGCCGCCGAAGTGCTTGCCGCACAGGGCTTCGCGGTGACGCTGATGTTCGCCCCGGTGCCGACGCCGGCGGTTGCCTACGCGGTACGGGCGACCGGGGCGGTGGCCGGGGTGCAGATCACCGCGTCGCACAATCCGCCGACCGACAACGGCTACAAGGTGTATCTGTCCGGCGGCCTGCAGATCGTCTCGCCGACCGACCAGGAGATCGAAACCCGGATTGCCGCAGCACCGTTCGCCGACGAGATCGCCCGCACCCGGGTGGCGGCATCGGGTGCGGAGCTGGTGCGCGCCTACGTCGAACGCGCGGCGTCGGTGCGCCGCACTGCCGGGTCGCTGCGGGTGGCGCTGACCCCGCTGCACGGGGTCGGCGGCGACTTCGCCTGTGATGCGTTGGCGTTGGCGGGATTCGACGACGTGCACGTCGTGCCGGAGCAGTTCGCGCCGGACCCGGACTTCCCGACGGTGGCGTTTCCGAACCCGGAGGAACCCGGCGCGGTCGATGCGCTGCTGGCGCTGGCTGCCGAGGTCGACGCCGACATCGGCATCGCGCTGGACCCCGACGCCGACCGGTGCGCCGTCGCCGTCCCCACCCCCGACGGGTGGCGACTGCTCAGCGGTGACGAAACCGGCTGGCTACTCGGCGATTACGTGCTGTCCGCCGGTCTCGACCAGGCGGTGGTGGCCAGCACGGTGGTGTCGTCGCGGATGCTGGCCTCGATCGCGGCCGTCCACGGCGCCCGCCATGTCGAGACGCTGACCGGCTTCAAGTGGCTGGCCCGCGCCGACGCCGACGGCGAGGGCACGCTGGTCTACGCCTACGAGGAGGCCATCGGGCACTGCGTGGACCCGGACGCGGTGCGCGACAAGGACGGAATCAGCGCCGCGGTGCTGGCCTGCGACCTCGTGGTGGCGCTGCGCCGGCAGGGCCGCACCGTTCTCGACGCGCTCGACGACCTCGCCCGACGCCACGGCGTGCACACCACCACCGCGGTCACCCGCAGGGTGAACACCCCGGAGCAGGCCGCGGCGGTGATGGCCCGGCTGCGGGCGGCCCCACCCACCGAGGTGGCCGGGGTGGCGCTGCACGTGACCGATCTTCAGCCGCGCACCGACGCGCTGGTGTTCACCAGCGGCGACGACACCGCATCGGTCCGGGTGGTGGTGCGCCCGTCGGGCACCGAGCCGAAACTCAAGTGCTACATCGAGATCCGCTGCAGCGGCGAGCTCGAGCCGGCACGGGCCCGGGCCGCCGCACAGCAGGCCGCAGTCGCCGCGGACGTGCGCACCTGGGGTCAGCGCGGACCGAACTGA
- the upp gene encoding uracil phosphoribosyltransferase: MDVRVVDHPLAAARLTTLRDERTDNAAFRAALRDLTLMLVYEATRQLPVDIVAVRTPLVETAGTRLANPPLLVPVLRAGLGMVDQAHALIPEARVGFVGVARNEETHQPTPYLESLPDDLSRQPVIVLDPMLATGGSMVHTLELLYARDAVDVTAICVVVAPDGIAAVDKVAPDLRLFTAAIDSGLNEFAYIVPGLGDAGDRQFGPR, from the coding sequence ATGGACGTGCGCGTTGTCGACCACCCGCTGGCCGCGGCGCGGCTGACCACCCTGCGCGACGAGCGCACCGACAACGCCGCATTCCGTGCCGCGCTGCGCGACCTGACGCTGATGCTGGTCTACGAGGCCACCCGGCAGCTGCCCGTCGACATCGTCGCGGTGCGCACCCCGCTGGTCGAGACCGCCGGCACCCGGCTGGCCAACCCGCCGCTGCTGGTCCCGGTGCTGCGGGCCGGACTGGGCATGGTCGACCAGGCCCACGCGCTGATCCCGGAGGCCCGGGTCGGGTTCGTCGGGGTGGCCCGCAACGAGGAGACGCACCAGCCGACGCCGTACCTGGAGTCGCTGCCCGACGACCTCAGCCGCCAACCGGTGATCGTGCTGGACCCGATGCTGGCCACCGGCGGTTCGATGGTGCACACACTGGAGTTGCTCTATGCCCGCGACGCCGTCGACGTCACCGCGATCTGTGTCGTGGTCGCCCCGGACGGAATCGCCGCGGTCGACAAGGTGGCGCCCGATCTGCGGCTGTTCACCGCGGCCATCGACTCCGGGCTCAACGAATTCGCCTACATCGTGCCCGGTCTGGGCGACGCCGGGGACCGTCAGTTCGGTCCGCGCTGA
- a CDS encoding type VII secretion target has protein sequence MSVDTDSVRTYGANSSGHAADLHDVAHRLGGVGSSAAAALGPVGARFTAALTRAAAGEATALVALSGSLAGARDAATGAATAYESSDADAGARVAGLW, from the coding sequence TTGTCCGTCGACACCGATTCCGTCCGCACCTACGGCGCCAACTCGTCGGGGCACGCCGCCGACCTGCACGACGTGGCACACCGGCTCGGCGGCGTCGGCAGCAGCGCGGCCGCGGCACTCGGACCGGTGGGCGCGCGGTTCACCGCGGCGCTGACCCGGGCCGCTGCCGGGGAGGCGACGGCGCTCGTCGCGCTGAGCGGCTCGCTGGCCGGTGCCCGCGACGCGGCGACCGGCGCGGCGACGGCCTACGAGAGTTCCGACGCCGATGCGGGCGCGCGGGTGGCAGGGCTCTGGTGA
- a CDS encoding C40 family peptidase, with amino-acid sequence MTPSPLVSALSAPIRQVQALVGPGWSGDPSADPAAVLGGVRDMLAGIAGDADRAWRAADAGWSGAGADAAAEFAASTAAAIDGAAERAGRLGSTADQAAAAVARARRRLQDLVDEFEAKAGALEPQLESPGMAKRLLTEARDALARAIAIVEELQAELDAHATAVAADGPAPPSTAPAGWSGGAPAAGGGAPSGGIPLGGAPSGGAPPGSGGGLAELASFTRPEGVETPDAATFGEGVAVRLPDGSVVMAPNPVAASAVRHALTQLGVPYQWGGTTPGVGLDCSGLTQWAYDQAGLDIPRLAQEQDIGTAVAAADLRPGDLAVWDGHVAMIVGDGTMIEAGDPVQLSPVRTTNLNQGFQGFWRPTA; translated from the coding sequence GTGACCCCCAGCCCGCTGGTCAGCGCGTTGTCGGCGCCGATCCGCCAGGTGCAGGCGCTGGTCGGGCCCGGCTGGTCCGGTGACCCGTCCGCCGACCCCGCCGCGGTACTGGGCGGGGTGCGCGACATGCTCGCCGGCATCGCCGGTGACGCCGACCGGGCTTGGCGGGCCGCCGACGCCGGCTGGTCCGGTGCGGGTGCGGACGCCGCCGCCGAGTTCGCCGCGTCCACCGCGGCCGCGATCGACGGGGCGGCCGAGCGGGCGGGCCGGTTGGGCAGCACCGCCGATCAAGCCGCTGCCGCGGTCGCCCGGGCCCGTCGCCGGCTGCAGGACCTGGTCGACGAGTTCGAAGCCAAGGCCGGCGCGCTGGAACCACAGCTGGAGTCGCCCGGGATGGCCAAGCGGCTGCTGACCGAGGCCCGCGACGCGCTGGCCCGGGCCATCGCGATCGTCGAGGAACTACAGGCCGAACTCGACGCCCACGCCACGGCCGTCGCGGCCGATGGCCCGGCGCCACCGTCCACCGCACCGGCGGGGTGGTCGGGCGGCGCTCCGGCGGCCGGCGGCGGTGCTCCGTCCGGGGGCATTCCGCTGGGCGGCGCACCCTCGGGCGGGGCGCCCCCGGGCTCAGGCGGCGGGCTGGCCGAACTGGCGAGCTTCACCCGACCGGAGGGTGTCGAGACGCCCGACGCGGCGACGTTCGGGGAGGGGGTGGCGGTGCGGCTGCCCGACGGCTCGGTGGTGATGGCGCCCAACCCGGTTGCGGCGTCGGCGGTGCGCCACGCGTTGACCCAGCTCGGCGTGCCGTACCAGTGGGGCGGGACGACGCCGGGTGTCGGGCTGGACTGCAGCGGCCTGACCCAGTGGGCGTATGACCAAGCGGGACTGGATATTCCGCGGCTGGCGCAGGAGCAGGACATCGGCACCGCGGTAGCCGCCGCCGACCTGCGGCCGGGTGACCTGGCGGTGTGGGACGGCCACGTCGCGATGATCGTCGGCGACGGCACCATGATCGAGGCCGGTGACCCGGTGCAGCTGTCGCCGGTCCGCACGACGAACCTCAACCAGGGGTTCCAGGGCTTCTGGCGGCCGACGGCGTAA